A region of Clostridium acetobutylicum ATCC 824 DNA encodes the following proteins:
- the fliQ gene encoding flagellar biosynthesis protein FliQ gives MSENMIIKIMKDAITTGLIVSAPMLIVSIIIGLFISIFQATTQIQEQTLTFLPKLLAIAAVGFLAGSWMLHMMMGLTTRMFDVIANITR, from the coding sequence ATGAGTGAGAATATGATAATTAAAATAATGAAGGATGCAATAACTACAGGTCTTATTGTTTCTGCTCCTATGCTCATAGTGTCTATAATAATAGGTCTTTTTATAAGTATATTTCAAGCAACTACACAGATTCAGGAACAAACACTTACTTTTCTTCCAAAACTTCTAGCTATTGCAGCAGTTGGCTTTTTGGCTGGAAGTTGGATGCTCCATATGATGATGGGGCTAACTACTAGGATGTTTGATGTAATTGCTAATATAACGCGTTAG
- a CDS encoding fused FliR family export protein/FlhB family type III secretion system protein has translation MNIAYFTSLFMVFLRVFAFFIALQVMFPKSLPNTVKVMLSLCISFFVMPYINLSQVSALNNGFLYTWQCICEILTGLILGFFANLMFLGVKIGGQFLDFQIGYSMMTAYDPSSESNASLIERFLNMFSVVLFFSIGGHEVVIKELVSSFNSVKLGTFVINDQSVMVAFNVFVQFFVIGFKIALPVVLVLLITDIVMGLMSRTVPQLNVMILGMPIKILLGLTCLMIILPLIAKVLITSFSSLPDIYKGFYKLVPIGLIFADSDKTEEATPKRKSEARKKGQVARSKEVPLAATLVAITFIISLGGQTFFNGLGVMMQTFFQSYIHSNLTELDLRRIIIFVILNAGKFIFMFGVPVMVVGIVANIAQTGWITTTEPIKPDLKKLNPISGFKRIFSMTTIVNLLKDLVVVAVLSVVGYKFLMSNYGDIANLNNLMVQYIPQAYLSYVISIFRIVALIMIVIAGFDFVYNRYKYKKDMKMTKHEVKEEFKQAEGDPEIKGKRRQRMREIVTRTMLSKVPDATVVITNPTHISVAIKYERGVDKAPTVVAKGADRTALRIKEIAKENNVPIMENKPLARLIFKKVEVDEQIPAEMYQTVAEILALVYKLNKKQG, from the coding sequence ATGAATATTGCATACTTTACATCGCTCTTTATGGTGTTTTTAAGAGTTTTCGCATTTTTTATAGCACTACAGGTTATGTTTCCAAAGTCGCTTCCAAATACTGTAAAGGTAATGTTATCATTGTGTATATCTTTTTTCGTAATGCCATATATAAATTTATCACAGGTTAGTGCATTAAATAATGGTTTTCTATATACATGGCAGTGTATATGTGAGATTTTGACTGGACTTATACTTGGCTTCTTTGCTAATTTAATGTTTTTAGGAGTTAAAATAGGCGGACAATTTTTAGACTTTCAAATAGGATACAGTATGATGACAGCTTATGATCCTTCAAGTGAAAGTAATGCATCATTGATAGAAAGATTTTTAAATATGTTTTCTGTGGTTTTATTTTTTTCTATAGGTGGACATGAAGTAGTTATAAAAGAGCTTGTAAGCAGCTTTAATTCAGTTAAGTTGGGTACATTTGTTATAAATGATCAAAGTGTCATGGTGGCATTTAATGTATTTGTACAGTTCTTTGTTATAGGTTTCAAAATAGCACTACCAGTTGTATTAGTGCTTTTAATTACAGATATAGTTATGGGGCTTATGTCTAGAACTGTGCCTCAATTAAATGTAATGATATTAGGTATGCCAATAAAGATACTACTTGGACTTACTTGCCTTATGATAATTTTACCACTTATAGCAAAGGTTTTAATAACATCGTTTTCATCTCTTCCTGATATATATAAAGGATTTTATAAATTAGTTCCCATAGGGCTTATTTTTGCAGATTCGGATAAAACTGAAGAAGCAACCCCTAAGAGGAAGAGTGAAGCTAGGAAAAAAGGCCAGGTTGCTAGAAGTAAGGAAGTTCCTCTTGCTGCAACACTTGTTGCTATTACATTTATTATATCGCTCGGTGGACAAACATTCTTTAATGGTCTTGGCGTTATGATGCAAACTTTTTTTCAATCATATATACACAGTAATCTTACAGAGCTTGATTTAAGAAGGATTATTATATTTGTAATTCTGAATGCTGGTAAATTTATATTTATGTTTGGAGTGCCAGTAATGGTCGTTGGAATCGTAGCCAATATAGCTCAAACTGGATGGATAACAACAACTGAGCCTATAAAACCTGATTTAAAAAAGCTAAATCCTATTTCTGGTTTTAAAAGAATATTCTCTATGACTACAATAGTAAATCTTTTAAAGGATTTAGTAGTAGTTGCAGTATTATCAGTTGTTGGGTACAAATTTCTTATGTCTAACTATGGCGATATAGCTAATCTGAATAATTTAATGGTTCAATATATTCCTCAGGCATATTTAAGTTATGTAATAAGTATTTTCAGAATAGTAGCTCTTATAATGATAGTAATTGCAGGATTTGATTTTGTATATAACAGGTATAAGTATAAAAAAGACATGAAGATGACAAAGCATGAGGTTAAAGAAGAATTTAAACAGGCAGAGGGAGACCCAGAAATAAAGGGTAAAAGAAGACAAAGAATGCGTGAAATCGTAACAAGAACGATGTTAAGTAAGGTTCCTGATGCTACGGTTGTAATTACAAACCCTACTCATATTTCAGTTGCAATTAAATATGAGAGGGGAGTTGATAAAGCTCCTACAGTGGTAGCTAAAGGAGCAGATAGAACGGCACTTAGAATAAAAGAAATTGCAAAAGAAAACAATGTGCCTATAATGGAAAACAAGCCACTAGCAAGGTTGATATTTAAAAAGGTTGAAGTAGACGAACAGATACCTGCTGAAATGTATCAAACAGTGGCTGAAATTTTAGCTTTGGTATATAAATTAAATAAGAAACAAGGGTGA
- the fliO gene encoding flagellar biosynthetic protein FliO yields MEIFFMLLKIIIFLPLVIFLIYLSLKYGGSKLQNMQNGRFLKILEKTPISKENSILVAQMGDKAYVLSSTQGKVEILKELTDEELCMLNESKSIPEYKNLNEFILSIKNKLKNKKEE; encoded by the coding sequence ATGGAAATCTTTTTTATGCTACTAAAAATAATAATATTTTTACCACTAGTTATATTCCTAATATATTTATCGTTGAAATATGGTGGAAGTAAACTTCAAAACATGCAAAATGGTAGGTTTTTAAAAATACTTGAGAAGACACCTATTTCTAAGGAAAATAGCATTTTAGTTGCTCAAATGGGTGATAAGGCTTATGTACTTTCTAGTACTCAAGGTAAGGTTGAGATTCTTAAAGAACTTACCGATGAGGAACTTTGTATGTTAAATGAAAGTAAAAGCATTCCTGAATATAAAAATTTAAATGAATTTATTTTAAGTATTAAAAACAAACTTAAGAATAAAAAGGAAGAATAA
- the fliP gene encoding flagellar type III secretion system pore protein FliP (The bacterial flagellar biogenesis protein FliP forms a type III secretion system (T3SS)-type pore required for flagellar assembly.), translating into MKKKSFIMLAVFLVFLAFLGARAHAAPVDTASTIQIPKVNISVDNANSNNPKDFVDNIKLLLVLTVITLLPSIIMMMTSFTRIIVVLGFLRTSMGTQQSPPNQVLIGLALFLTMFIMMPTYKQINKNAIQPYLNKSISQQQALLEMEKPLRTFMYKQTYQKDLKLFIDLDNQSGKITKDTVPFHDIVPAFIISELKTAFTIGFLLYIPFLIIDLVVASILMSMGMMMLPPVMVSMPFKLLLFIMVDGWYLIVKSLVLSFGG; encoded by the coding sequence ATGAAAAAGAAAAGTTTTATCATGCTTGCTGTATTTTTGGTATTCCTTGCTTTTCTTGGAGCTAGGGCTCATGCAGCACCAGTTGATACTGCAAGTACAATACAGATACCTAAAGTCAATATTTCAGTTGACAATGCGAATTCTAACAATCCTAAGGATTTTGTAGATAATATAAAACTTCTTTTAGTACTTACTGTTATTACTTTACTTCCTTCAATAATAATGATGATGACAAGTTTTACAAGAATAATAGTAGTATTGGGATTTTTAAGAACTTCTATGGGAACACAGCAGTCACCACCTAATCAGGTACTTATAGGCTTGGCTTTATTTTTAACTATGTTTATTATGATGCCAACATATAAACAAATAAATAAAAATGCAATTCAGCCTTATTTAAACAAGTCAATAAGTCAGCAGCAGGCTCTTTTAGAAATGGAAAAGCCTCTTAGAACATTTATGTACAAGCAAACCTATCAAAAGGATTTGAAATTATTTATTGATTTAGATAATCAGTCAGGGAAAATTACAAAGGACACAGTTCCTTTTCACGATATAGTTCCAGCGTTTATTATAAGTGAACTTAAGACTGCATTTACAATAGGATTTTTATTATATATACCATTTCTTATAATAGATTTGGTTGTTGCAAGTATTCTTATGTCAATGGGTATGATGATGCTTCCACCAGTTATGGTCTCTATGCCATTTAAACTTCTTTTGTTTATAATGGTAGATGGATGGTATCTTATAGTTAAATCTCTTGTCTTAAGTTTTGGAGGGTGA